TGCCCACCGAGCGGACCTCGGTGCGGCGGGCGACGGCGGCGGCGCAGTAGCCGTGCGTGTGGGTGATGGTGCCGACCACTTCGGTCGGCCAGACCGGCGAGCGGTCGGCCGCCGACGGCACGGCGGCGGCCGGCAGGCCGAGGTCGGTCAGCGCCCGCCGGGCGCAGACCCGGCCGGCGGTGTAGTCGCGCCGCCGGCTCTGGACCGCCCGCTCGCTGAGGCAGGCCAGCTCCGCGGGGAGCAGCTCACCGCACCAGTCGTCGGGCCCGGCCACCGCCACCGCCACCGCCGCTGGCAGCAGGTCACGCATCGCCCTCTCCCTCCGGTACGACCCCAGCCGCCCGGCCGTCGGTCATGGGTGGTGAACGTACCGCAGTCGGTCAACGTCGGAGCGTCCCGTGGCGGTGCCGGGGTCCACAGGGGAGGCCGACCGGTGGCCGTCCGGCGGGGACGGCCACCGGTCGGCGGTCAGCGCCGCCGGGGTCGCCGGGTGAGGGCGAAGCCGACGACGCCGCCCACCGCGGCGAGGATCCCGCCGACCGTGGTCCAGATCCAGCGGGAGCCGAGTGCCGGGAGCCAGCCGGTGAGGCTGCTCGCCTCCTCCTCGGCCGGTGGGGCGGTCGGCTCGGCGGTCAGCACCGTCCCGGCCCGGTCGTTCGGCACCAGCGGCGCCGCCAGCTCACCGTCGTCACCCGAGGCGCCGCCCTCGCCGTCGGCGGCGACCAGCAGGTCCACGTCGACCGGCTGGCCCAGGTCCGGCTCCGGCAGGTCGACCACCGAGAGGCGGACGTAGTAGGTGCCGGGCAGCGGGTCGCCGGACCACGGCTCGGCCCAGGGGCGGACCCGGCGCAACGTGCAGCCGAGGGTGACGCTGGTGGCCGCCTTGTCGACGGTCGGGGTCTGCGCGCCGGCCGTGCAGGCCTGCCGGCGGCGCAGCCCGTCGAAGACCTCGACCGTCCAGGTCGAGGGGCCGCCGCGGGCCTTCGGGAAGGTGACCGTGGCGGCGATCTCGTGGGTCTGGCCGGCCTCGGCGGGGAACGACCAGTAGAGGTAGTCACCGGTCGAGGCGCCCACCCGGACCGGCTGCCCGGCGGTGATCGCGGTGGCGGTCAGGAACGAGGTGCCGGCCTTGGTGACGGTGGCGGCACCCGGTGAGGGGGTGGGCGCGGGGGCGAGGGTGAGTCCGCCGGCGGCCAGCGCCGCGGCGGACCAGAGCAGGGTACGCATCCTCAGTTCTCCCTCCAGGTGGCGACCCACCAGCGGGTGAGCAGCCCGGCGACCAGCCCGGTGAGCAGGCCGGCCAGGGTGAGCAGGAGCAGCAGCGCCCAGCCGCGACCGAGGTCCGGCCCGTCCGGCGCGGGCGACGCGGCGACCACGTCGACGGTCAGCTCGACCGGCATGCCGGGCGAGGTGCCGGTGCCGGGCCGGGGGGCGAAGGCGTTGCTGACCACCAGGCAGACGGTCTGCGCGGCCTGCGTACCGCTCGGTTCCGGGGTGG
The Micromonospora sp. R77 DNA segment above includes these coding regions:
- a CDS encoding peptidase, producing the protein MRTLLWSAAALAAGGLTLAPAPTPSPGAATVTKAGTSFLTATAITAGQPVRVGASTGDYLYWSFPAEAGQTHEIAATVTFPKARGGPSTWTVEVFDGLRRRQACTAGAQTPTVDKAATSVTLGCTLRRVRPWAEPWSGDPLPGTYYVRLSVVDLPEPDLGQPVDVDLLVAADGEGGASGDDGELAAPLVPNDRAGTVLTAEPTAPPAEEEASSLTGWLPALGSRWIWTTVGGILAAVGGVVGFALTRRPRRR